In Pangasianodon hypophthalmus isolate fPanHyp1 chromosome 3, fPanHyp1.pri, whole genome shotgun sequence, a single genomic region encodes these proteins:
- the stox1 gene encoding storkhead-box protein 1, translating into MSQQQQQQQRVVQLSAAALAVVLRSDHDDSASPSSGHDVFLDFKSQNLRSFWNKRLVKAVSEVYFQGWMANSVLLVQGSGSNLEVLREAWMRRALRSPKGFTIKAVGDLSPVQMSPISQSQFIPLSEVLCSVISDMNVAHVMVNQEALINHMMKAHPGMAIPTQDILYNALGALIKERKIYHTGEGYFIVTPQTYFITNNMVKEKNWWTSDNDHLSPPPITYLMGNESCMDASTEVPIMAHCKSCSCFTPQVTAPPSVQEQSISISECTGKNLKWPREHKPTVQHQSTSTAADYQASEISKSTTTSRKDKEKPGRKFGLSLFRRNTGKKENKPKKEYATFSAQFPPEEWPVRDEDDLNNLPRDLEHAIIKRINPELTVDNLVRHTVLMKKMEEKAERVTKALTTDKGMSTEILLPKQRHLSTKASGRRSASKAIRSKRRGPSAKEKQRTKSKDIPCDDDLQGDDLIPSRLRPELALDEPADHEDCAALDAKFVYKKRIEDPFQSIPGCHTAVNHKEQRRREAKTSSRRERTGHRSKSWDPHHVKGVTEEVKKACILFDRSCEQLNERGLNLDSTIDAKTIKELPGDYSSFYPENSTLRIEDKVKQKGREFSDGRVKQSKQVLQERGLKDISDQKLGTDLASLSYETTELPVSWPKPSVRCRLSLHLVNSKEESDHCPDLLSSHQQTASMASSQHLANSERVHRNTSHADSEVHTDTEHHIYQNVEDDDDGCSSLCLNEEHVNELIHPGTSRCREPVCFDGNWDSSFIEENILILHQDTKRAPQRQHEYRWPQNEHKLGLSHLPADGSPEANPQRTDEKLNNPSPGHSDPTDTLDISIFDYSQMSERASDTETVLKSADEDNDQASHWICHSQDYNQNQSVDADNLQPASLSHCDRAGACTGETAENQSNTADSGIDSPRTRMSLTSPNSVILKGLKRRNFLQNLEKLHSKTNGIHPQSSLLQLTPVMNV; encoded by the exons ATgtctcagcagcagcagcagcagcagcgggtGGTTCAGCTGTCAGCCGCCGCGCTCGCTGTGGTGCTGCGGAGCGACCACGACGACTCAGCCAGCCCCAGCAGCGGCCACGACGTTTTCCTGGATTTTAAGTCCCAAAATCTGCGCAGCTTCTGGAATAAAAGGCTCGTGAAGGCAGTATCCGAAGTTTACTTTCAGGGCTGGATGGCAAATTCTGTGCTGCTGGTTCAGGGAAGTGGCAGTAATTTGGAGGTGCTGAGGGAAGCATGGATGCGCAGAGCTCTCAGGTCACCCAAAGGATTCACTATCAAAGCAGTGG GTGACTTATCTCCAGTACAAATGTCACCTATCTCTCAGTCACAGTTCATTCCACTGTCTGAGGTACTATGCTCAGTCATATCCGACATGAATGTTGCTCACGTCATGGTCAACCAAGAAGCACTAATTAATCACATGATGAAGGCCCATCCAG GAATGGCCATTCCCACTCAAGATATCCTCTACAATGCTCTGGGAGCTCtcattaaagagagaaaaatctaCCACACTGGAGAGGGATACTTCATTGTTACACCTCAGACATACTTTATCACCAACAACATGGTGAAGGAGAAGAACTGGTGGACAAGTGACAATGAccatctctctcctcctcccatCACGTACCTGATGGGTAATGAGAGCTGCATGGATGCTTCTACTGAAGTACCCATTATGGCTCACTGCAAGTCTTGTAGTTGCTTCACACCTCAAGTAACTGCTCCTCCTTCTGTCCAGGAGCAATCTATCAGCATAAGTGAATGCACTGGGAAAAACCTTAAGTGGCCCAGAGAACACAAGCCAACTGTCCAGCACCAGTCCACATCTACGGCAGCAGACTACCAGGCTAGTGAGATCAGCAAGTCTACGACCACTAGCCGTAAGGACAAGGAAAAACCCGGACGCAAATTTGGCCTCAGCTTGTTTCGTCGTAACacgggaaagaaagagaataagCCAAAGAAGGAATATGCCACTTTCTCTGCACAGTTCCCACCTGAGGAGTGGCCGGTCAGGGATGAGGATGATCTTAATAACCTTCCCAGAGATTTGGAGCATGCTATCATTAAACGGATCAACCCTGAGCTAACTGTTGATAACCTTGTCCGCCATACAGTCCTAATGAAGAAAATGGAAGAGAAGGCAGAGAGAGTGACAAAGGCCCTGACTACTGACAAAGGAATGTCCACAGAGATCCTGCTCCCTAAGCAGAGGCACCTTTCAACCAAAGCTAGTGGCAGAAGATCAGCCTCTAAAGCCATTCGGAGCAAGAGAAGAGGTCCCTcagcaaaagagaaacagaggacAAAGAGTAAGGATATTCCATGTGATGATGATTTACAGGGAGATGATCTCATCCCATCTCGCCTCAGGCCTGAATTAGCCCTAGATGAGCCTGCCGATCACGAGGACTGTGCAGCTTTGGATGCAAAATTTGTCTATAAGAAACGCATAGAGGATCCATTTCAGTCGATTCCAGGATGTCATACAGCCGTCAATCATAAAGAACAAAGGAGGAGAGAAGCCAAGACCTCTAGTCGACGAGAGCGAACAGGCCACAGGTCAAAGTCCTGGGATCCTCATCATGTGAAAGGTGTCACTGAAGAGGTGAAGAAAGCCTGCATTCTGTTTGACAGATCATGTGAACAGCTTAATGAAAGAGGGCTGAATTTGGACTCCACCATAGATGCTAAAACAATCAAAGAACTTCCTGGAGACTACAGCTCTTTCTACCCTGAGAACAGCACACTGAGGATAGAAGACAAAGTCaaacagaaaggcagagagTTCAGCGATGGGAGAGTAAAGCAGTCGAAACAGGTTTTACAAGAGAGAGGTTTAAAAGATATTTCTGATCAAAAGCTTGGTACAGACCTTGCTTCACTTTCATACGAAACAACAGAATTACCTGTGTCATGGCCCAAACCTTCAGTTCGGTGTAGACTATCTCTTCATCTAGTTAACAGTAAGGAGGAATCTGACCACTGTCCTGACCTCCTCTCCTCACATCAGCAAACTGCCAGCATGGCAAGCAGCCAACACTTGGCAAACAGTGAGAGGGTACATAGAAACACAAGCCATGCAGATAGTGAAGTACACACTGATACGGAGCACCACATTTACCAGAATGTTGAAGATGATGACGATGGATGTAGCTCCCTCTGCCTGAATGAGGAACATGTCAATGAGTTGATTCACCCTGGCACATCTCGCTGCCGCGAACCAGTCTGTTTCGATGGGAACTGGGACAGCTCTTTCATAGAAGAGAACATATTAATCCTTCATCAAGATACCAAACGAGCCCCACAGAGACAGCATGAATACAGGTGGCCACAAAATGAGCACAAGCTTGGTTTGTCCCACCTACCAGCAGATGGCAGCCCTGAGGCAAACCCGCAACGCACGGATGAGAAGCTGAATAATCCCAGCCCAGGACACTCTGACCCCACTGATACCCTGGACATCAGTATCTTTGATTACAGTCAAATGAGTGAGAGGGCCTCAGACACTGAAACAGTACTGAAGTCCGCAGATGAAGACAATGACCAAGCCAGCCACTGGATTTGTCACTCACAGGACTACAACCAGAATCAATCAGTGGATGCTGATAACCTTCAACCTGCAAGTCTGAGTCACTGTGATCGTGCTGGAGCCTGTACGGGTGAAACAGCAGAGAATCAAAGCAACACAGCAGACAGTGGGATTGACTCTCCAAG gACACGCATGAGTCTAACCTCACCTAACTCCGTGATACTGAAAGGGCTGAAACGTCGTAATTTCCTACAGAACCTTGAAAAGCTCCACTCCAAAACCAACGGTATTCATCCTCAAAGTTCCCTGCTCCAGCTCACACCTGTCATGAATGTGTGA
- the si:ch211-198a12.6 gene encoding zinc finger protein 883, translated as MAESETECDTPGLDTLGSECVITHTQVGDLHYAAETEIMTQEDKRLDLEAIHGDLGAVACVDAVTETDHDYTKSEVHHDPQYFGGADMKGNEALLGEVLLKAEMGGAGAEHVVKDESDHGGELTVESENGVIIHEAQGLQCNECGEIFSSMTDLHQHFEIHKATHPYICIQCGESFAVEASLRGHMKIHMKDKGYATTGVEMVGKGVIDAFNLKPHQMMHSPEKPHRCSECGKSFAAAITLREHMKMHSDDKPYKCTQCRKSFVRRRHLKKHQELHAREKPFTCPQCGKGFATASNLKQHQKTHAGDKPHRCSQCGKCFAAAATLREHQRIHSGEKPYKCNQCRKSFVRKRHLKKHQLVHQGGKPYRCSQCDKGFNHSSSLSRHHKVHLEAKMYAQPDKEFPFDTPMKRGMHTGEKPYSCNHCEKSFNHSSSLSRHQRTHSDGKSYTCAHCGKRFNHSSSLARHQRVHLDEKTSYSAIPTGKGFPPTTILKQRILQSEKPYRCSQCGKGFNHSSSLSRHHRIHIDQ; from the coding sequence ATGGCTGAGTCAGAGACTGAGTGTGACACACCAGGCCTTGACACGCTGGGGTCTGAGTGTGTCATAACTCACACGCAAGTCGGTGACTTGCACTATGCAGCGGAGACTGAGATTATGACCCAGGAGGACAAGAGGCTTGACCTGGAAGCCATTCATGGCGATCTTGGGGCTGTGGCTTGTGTTGATGCCGTAACGGAGACGGACCATGACTACACTAAGTCTGAGGTACATCATGACCCGCAGTACTTTGGAGGCGCAGACATGAAAGGCAATGAGGCTCTGCTTGGTGAAGTGCTGCTGAAGGCAGAGATGGGTGGAGCTGGTGCAGAGCATGTAGTGAAGGATGAGTCAGACCATGGAGGAGAGCTGACAGTGGAGTCGGAGAATGGTGTCATCATTCATGAAGCCCAGGGTCTTCAGTGCAATGAGTGTGGGGAGATATTCAGCAGCATGACCGACCTGCATCAACACTTTGAAATCCATAAAGCAACCCATCCATACATTTGTATCCAGTGTGGTGAGAGCTTTGCTGTGGAAGCTAGTCTGAGAGGGCATATGAAAATACACATGAAGGACAAGGGCTATGCTACCACTGGTGTGGAGATGGTTGGTAAAGGGGTCATCGATGCATTCAATCTCAAACCACATCAGATGATGCACTCCCCTGAAAAGCCACACAGATGCTCTGAATGCGGCAAGAGCTTTGCCGCAGCCATCACGCTCAGAGAGCATATGAAAATGCATTCTGATGACAAACCCTACAAATGTACTCAGTGCAGGAAGAGTTTTGTCCGTAGGCGCCATCTAAAGAAACATCAGGAGCTGCATGCTCGCGAAAAGCCATTTACCTGCCCCCAGTGTGGGAAAGGCTTTGCTACGGCTTCTAATTTGAAACAACATCAGAAGACCCATGCTGGTGACAAGCCACATCGATGCTCCCAGTGTGGAAAGTGTTTCGCAGCAGCAGCCACTTTGAGAGAACACCAGCGAATCCACTCTGGTGAGAAACCTTACAAATGTAACCAGTGCAGGAAGAGCTTTGTAAGAAAACGCCACTTGAAGAAGCACCAGCTAGTGCACCAGGGTGGCAAGCCCTATCGATGCTCTCAGTGCGACAAAGGTTTCAATCACTCTTCGTCCCTGTCACGACACCACAAAGTCCACCTGGAGGCCAAAATGTACGCCCAGCCCGATAAGGAGTTCCCCTTTGATACGCCAATGAAGAGGGGAATGCACACAGGCGAAAAGCCATACAGCTGCAACCACTGTGAGAAGAGCTTCAATCACTCTTCATCGCTGTCCAGGCACCAGAGAACTCATTCTGATGGGAAATCCTACACTTGTGCCCACTGTGGCAAGAGGTTTAATCATTCCTCTTCTCTTGCAAGACACCAACGTGTCCATTTGGATGAGAAGACCTCTTATAGTGCTATTCCCACAGGAAAGGGATTCCCTCCTACTACCATCCTGAAACAGAGGATTCTGCAGAGTGAGAAACCATATAGGTGTTCTCAGTGTGGAAAGGGTTTCAATCACTCCTCCTCCCTCTCAAGGCACCACAGAATTCACATTGATCAGTAA
- the LOC113538004 gene encoding toll-like receptor 4 has product MTVFCTDGVIFPLMIFILVQNGNGEECTKVLNNRHYSCEGRNLTYIPSSIPSSVETLDFSFNLLPSLQKHLFPPLNDLQVLDLTRCQIQYIADDAFHNVKNVTTLILTGNPVSYIAPDSLNSLHKLQRLVLVDIGLLSLNVQFNNLTKLQELKAGSNKIQTIALPPFMINFKDFCVLDLHANNISRIKVNHTAVLREMRGNITLILSSNPILHIEPGVFKDIYLKELNIQSAFVSFDAMRYGLKALSGLNVGKLIIGNYIIDKNIKISDADFLDGLCLINFNELYFFQKQHSDYEINVFHCMINATKITLKEVHIGAIQHVSFRQLKELYMQHNQLPLILEISHLHLLEKLVVVYQDPVYLRGLRDLPKLQYVDLSTNKLHLFDCCSEFFSGMPNIHTLNLSFNEIIYLSKNPFSGLDSMKILDIQRTHLRGLNVQFKFFKSLKNLQYLDISYSHSTFLRTMTFSYLSSLKVLNVAGNNFQGDALNYVFQNVTTLEVLQISDCGIQNIDWRAFQSLSRLRHLFLSQNKLTVLDFVTHPNLRSLTLLDVGTNSIFSIPPHILQNLPTNLSDLDLSFNPIECSCSHIDFIMWIVNHQQLFQQSTNISCEILSQDSKIRLIDFDTEGCVHIRRLTIVLCICAVTFLVIVSVLTYKFQFYLRYGYVLLRGYRASRQQECSYDAFVIYSSKDESWVMDELVENLENGSPPIHLCLHVRDFEAGKAITSNIIDEGIMGSRKIIVVVSKHFVESAWCRFEFEVAQSWLVMQGNANIIIIILEDVEEKSKKVFGLHKHLKNNTYLKWSGNPINNMRFWIRLRKAVITRN; this is encoded by the exons ATGACTGTCTTTTGTACTGATGGCGTAATATTCCCCCTCATGATCTTCATTCTCGTACAAAATGGAAATGGAGAGGAGTGCACAAAG GTTCTGAACAATCGACACTATTCATGTGAAGGAAGGAATCTCACCTATATACCTAGCAGTATTCCTTCATCTGTAGAGACACTGGACTTCAGTTTTAACTTGTTGCCTTCTTTACAAAAGCATCTGTTTCCTCCACTGAATGATTTGCAGGTCCTGGATCTCACAAG ATGCCAAATCCAGTACATTGCTGATGATGCTTTCCACAATGTGAAGAATGTGACTACTCTAATTCTTACTGGAAACCCCGTTTCATACATAGCACCTGACAGCTTGAACTCATTACATAAATTACAGAGATTAGTTCTCGTGGACATTGGCCTGCTGTCTTTAAATGTGCAGTTCAACAATCTCACCAAGCTTCAGGAACTAAAAGCTGGAAGTAACAAGATTCAAACAATTGCTCTTCCACCATTCATGATCAACTTTAAAGACTTCTGCGTACTGGACCTGCATGCAAATAACATATCCAGAATAAAAGTAAATCACACGGCTGTACTGCGAGAGATGAGGGGAAATATCACTCTAATACTCTCCAGCAACCCAATATTACATATCGAACCAGGAGTATTTAAGGACATTTACCTAAAAGAGCTTAACATACAGAGTGCTTTCGTTTCATTTGATGCAATGAGGTATGGTCTAAAAGCTCTCAGTGGTCTTAATGTTGGAAAACTCATTATAGGAAACTACATAATAGACAAGAATATAAAGATATCAGATGCTGATTTTCTTGACGGTCTCTGTTTGATCaattttaatgaattatatttttttcaaaaacaacattcagATTATGAAATCAATGTGTTCCACTGCATGATCAATGCAACAAAAATCACTCTGAAAGAAGTCCATATAGGAGCCATTCAGCATGTCTCATTCCGTCAGCTTAAAGAACTTTACATGCAGCATAACCAATTGCCCCTCATACTGGAAATTTCACATCTACACTTGTTAGAAAAACTAGTGGTGGTTTATCAAGATCCAGTATATTTGAGAGGTCTGAGGGACTTGCCCAAACTCCAGTATGTGGATCTAAGTACAAACAAATTGCATTTGTTTGACTGTTGTTCAGAGTTTTTCTCAGGGATGCCAAACATTCATACCCTTAACCTGAGctttaatgaaataatatatCTGAGCAAAAATCCATTCTCTGGACTTGACTCCATGAAGATTTTGGATATTCAGAGGACACACTTAAGGGGATTGAATgtacaatttaaattttttaaaagtctCAAGAATTTACAATATCTGGACATATCATACTCACACAGTACATTTTTGAGGACCATGACCTTTAGTTATCTAAGTAGTTTAAAAGTACTGAATGTGGCAGGGAACAATTTCCAAGGAGATGCGCTAAATTATGTATTTCAAAATGTCACAACTTTGGAAGTTCTTCAAATATCAGATTGTGGTATTCAGAACATAGACTGGAGAGCTTTTCAAAGTCTTTCAAGACTACGACATTTGTTTCTTAGTCAAAACAAGTTGACGGTTTTAGATTTTGTAACCCATCCAAATCTAAGAAGCTTAACATTATTAGATGTAGGAACAAATAGCATTTTTAGCATCCCACCTCATATTCTGCAAAACCTACCAACAAATCTCTCAGACCTTGACCTGTCCTTTAATCCAATTGAATGTTCCTGCTCACACATAGATTTTATTATGTGGATTGTGAACCATCAACAATTATTTCAACAATCAACTAACATTTCATGTGAAATTTTGTCACAAGATTCAAAAATTAGACTTATTGACTTTGACACTGAAGGCTGTGTACATATCAGAAGACTGACAATTGTGTTATGCATATGTGCTGTCACTTTTCTTGTTATTGTATCAGTTTTGACCTACAAATTTCAGTTTTATCTGCGATATGGCTATGTCCTGCTAAGAGGTTATAGGGCCTCCAGACAGCAGGAATGTTCTTATGATGCCTTTGTTATCTACTCCAGCAAAGATGAATCATGGGTAATGGATGAACTGGTCGAAAATCTGGAAAATGGGAGTCCACCCATTCACCTTTGTCTTCATGTGCGGGACTTTGAAGCTGGCAAGGCCATTACCTCCAACATTATAGATGAAGGCATCATGGGTAGTCGTAAAATTATTGTGGTTGTATCTAAACACTTCGTTGAGAGTGCCTGGTGTCGTTTTGAATTTGAAGTGGCGCAGTCTTGGCTAGTGATGCAAGGCAAtgctaacatcatcatcatcattctaGAAGATGTGGAAGAGAAGTCAAAGAAGGTGTTTGGTCTTCATAAGCACCTGAAAAACAATACGTATCTAAAGTGGAGTGGAAACCCAATAAATAACATGAGATTCTGGATTCGTCTTAGGAAAGCTGTGATCACAAGAAActga